One part of the Desulfovibrio sp. genome encodes these proteins:
- a CDS encoding alpha-amylase family glycosyl hydrolase: MPPAIAPGNPTQIPHSPLEDPALELYRPFLQRRTRAFMAEQERICTHFGSLRSYADLHLTLGAHRIDGPSGSIWRWREYMPNTESLWLTTDRLNFQRHAKYRFKRCANNIFELDLPPDALEHGTYVELRLVAARNAVSQGAEKQNGKALKRVPAFATWVEQNAALPEQWCARLWAPQAPYRFKHQRPARTVFPRIYEAHVGMAQSSLAHKGDSVGSYADFSHHILPRIKACGYTVVQLMGILEHPLYRSFGYQVSSYFAPSSRYGTPDDFKELVDTAHGLGLAVLLDVPHGHASANTEQGLARYDGSRYLFTGQQNQWGTPSFDYEQEMTRRFLLSNCRYWLEEFLVDGFRFDAVGNTLYHDFGADDDFSHVGRCFYDKNGQPRANINGELYLNLANALTHEICPAAVTIAEEFSGMPGLTCPPEQGGLGFDYRFAMGIPDYWAKCIAEPHDMGSLWYEMTNHRSYDRTISYVECHDQHINGSDAMIWRLLGDEMYRHMCIDSESWNISRGLAFYRLMRLITLAAADAGYLNFMGCEFGHPEWLDAEKHAHRQWQLADDPQLKYHALADWDKELMGLVQRHLDDFAQPPVFRFIHEEKRLLAFERGQLLFVFNFHELQAQKNLLFAVSPGKYDELLNSDEVRFAGHGNLTVKSPPMAHFTSPMPGRIEGDIALYMPPLVGLVLENVK, translated from the coding sequence ATGCCCCCCGCCATAGCTCCCGGCAACCCGACACAAATTCCCCATAGCCCGCTGGAAGACCCTGCCCTGGAGCTTTACCGCCCCTTTCTTCAACGCAGAACCCGGGCCTTTATGGCCGAGCAGGAACGCATCTGCACCCACTTTGGGTCGCTGCGCTCCTATGCAGATCTGCACCTTACCCTTGGCGCGCACCGCATCGATGGCCCCTCAGGCAGCATATGGCGTTGGCGAGAATACATGCCCAATACCGAAAGCCTGTGGCTGACTACAGACAGGCTGAATTTTCAGCGACACGCAAAATACCGCTTCAAACGCTGCGCCAACAATATTTTTGAGCTTGATCTGCCCCCCGATGCCCTGGAGCACGGCACATACGTGGAGCTTCGGCTGGTCGCTGCCCGTAACGCCGTTTCACAAGGCGCAGAAAAGCAAAACGGCAAGGCCCTCAAGCGCGTGCCAGCCTTTGCCACATGGGTGGAGCAAAATGCCGCTCTGCCAGAACAATGGTGCGCGCGCCTGTGGGCGCCGCAAGCGCCCTACCGTTTTAAACACCAGCGGCCAGCGCGCACGGTCTTTCCCCGCATTTACGAGGCACACGTGGGCATGGCGCAGTCATCGCTGGCGCATAAGGGCGATAGCGTGGGCAGCTATGCCGATTTCAGCCACCATATTTTGCCGCGCATCAAGGCTTGTGGATACACGGTCGTGCAGCTCATGGGCATACTGGAACACCCTCTTTACCGTTCGTTTGGCTATCAGGTAAGCAGCTATTTTGCGCCGTCCTCACGCTACGGCACTCCAGACGACTTCAAAGAGCTTGTGGACACTGCCCACGGGCTTGGGCTGGCGGTGCTGCTCGACGTGCCCCACGGCCACGCCAGCGCTAATACAGAACAGGGGCTGGCCCGCTACGACGGCAGCCGGTATCTGTTTACCGGGCAGCAAAACCAGTGGGGCACGCCTTCATTCGATTATGAACAGGAGATGACGCGTCGTTTTCTGCTCTCAAACTGTCGCTACTGGCTTGAAGAATTTTTGGTGGACGGCTTTCGTTTCGATGCTGTGGGCAACACCCTGTACCACGACTTTGGCGCGGACGACGATTTTTCGCATGTGGGGCGCTGCTTTTACGATAAAAACGGCCAGCCGCGCGCGAATATTAACGGTGAGCTGTATCTGAACCTTGCCAACGCCCTGACCCACGAAATCTGCCCTGCTGCGGTGACGATTGCCGAAGAATTTTCGGGCATGCCCGGCCTCACCTGTCCGCCTGAACAGGGCGGCCTTGGCTTTGACTACCGCTTTGCCATGGGGATACCCGATTACTGGGCCAAGTGTATTGCCGAGCCACACGACATGGGTAGTCTGTGGTATGAAATGACCAACCACAGGTCCTACGACCGCACCATAAGTTATGTGGAATGCCACGATCAGCACATCAACGGCAGCGATGCCATGATCTGGCGACTGCTGGGCGACGAAATGTACCGCCACATGTGCATAGATTCCGAAAGCTGGAACATCTCACGCGGGCTGGCCTTTTATCGCCTCATGCGTCTCATAACGCTGGCTGCGGCCGATGCGGGCTACCTAAATTTTATGGGATGCGAATTTGGCCATCCCGAATGGCTCGATGCGGAAAAACACGCCCATCGCCAATGGCAACTTGCTGACGACCCACAACTTAAATACCACGCCCTGGCAGATTGGGATAAAGAACTGATGGGCCTTGTGCAGCGGCATTTGGACGACTTTGCCCAGCCGCCCGTGTTCCGCTTTATTCATGAAGAAAAGCGCCTGTTGGCCTTTGAACGCGGGCAACTGCTCTTTGTTTTTAACTTTCATGAGCTGCAGGCGCAGAAAAACCTGCTCTTTGCCGTTAGCCCCGGCAAATATGATGAACTGCTGAACTCGGACGAAGTACGTTTTGCAGGGCATGGCAATCTGACGGTAAAAAGCCCGCCAATGGCGCATTTTACCTCTCCTATGCCGGGGAGGATTGAGGGTGATATTGCTCTGTACATGCCGCCGCTTGTGGGACTTGTTCTAGAAAATGTAAAATAA
- a CDS encoding outer membrane beta-barrel protein, translated as MFKRAVIALVLSLALAAPAAAETTGVYAGIKFIDSIQSTGPFSLSGDVKGLGIGQYSQNSVGGGVFLGYDFYPQFQVPMRAELEYAIRTNITKTWDARGTAGAASFKGEWGLQTLFANAYWDFHNSTAFTPYIGGGLGLGFIKTKYTADVDGDGDSGSLTQHDTVFAWNLGAGCSYAFTENLSADLAYRFVGLGYTDVSKRADDNKVSIGSAPYANEFSLGLRYTF; from the coding sequence ATGTTTAAACGTGCTGTGATTGCATTGGTTTTGTCACTGGCTCTTGCTGCTCCTGCGGCGGCAGAAACCACTGGCGTTTACGCTGGTATAAAATTTATTGATTCCATTCAGAGCACTGGCCCCTTCTCGTTGAGCGGTGATGTGAAAGGCCTTGGTATTGGCCAATATTCGCAAAATTCTGTGGGCGGCGGCGTATTTTTGGGCTATGATTTTTATCCGCAGTTTCAGGTGCCCATGCGCGCTGAGCTGGAATACGCAATCAGAACCAACATTACCAAAACCTGGGATGCGAGAGGAACAGCCGGCGCTGCATCTTTTAAAGGCGAATGGGGCCTGCAAACGCTGTTTGCCAACGCATATTGGGACTTCCACAACTCCACGGCCTTTACCCCCTACATTGGCGGCGGTCTTGGCCTGGGGTTCATCAAAACAAAGTACACTGCCGACGTTGACGGCGACGGCGATTCCGGCAGCCTGACGCAGCATGATACCGTTTTTGCCTGGAATCTTGGCGCAGGCTGTTCCTATGCCTTTACAGAAAACCTGTCGGCAGATCTGGCCTACCGCTTTGTGGGGCTGGGTTATACCGATGTCAGCAAGCGCGCTGACGACAACAAGGTATCCATTGGCTCAGCTCCTTATGCCAATGAATTCAGCCTTGGTCTGCGCTATACATTCTAA
- a CDS encoding DinB family protein has product MDLKKGQDIIEGFDALLHATDPALAHVRVTSGAWTLTEIVGHLVDSAANNHQRFARLISGNLEQFPPYEAENFVMVQQYDGCDFAEMANFWRQYNWLLMHIMQIIPANALENIWQRPDGPKSLRTLIEGYFEHIQMHSDHYRERMQQIAEDRK; this is encoded by the coding sequence ATGGACCTGAAAAAAGGGCAAGATATCATTGAGGGCTTTGACGCGCTGCTGCATGCTACAGACCCGGCACTGGCACATGTGCGGGTGACGTCTGGCGCATGGACACTTACGGAAATTGTCGGCCATCTGGTGGATTCTGCTGCCAACAACCATCAGCGCTTTGCACGTTTAATATCGGGCAACCTTGAGCAGTTCCCCCCTTATGAGGCGGAAAATTTTGTGATGGTCCAGCAATATGACGGCTGTGATTTTGCTGAGATGGCAAACTTCTGGCGGCAGTATAACTGGCTGCTCATGCACATCATGCAGATAATTCCGGCCAATGCACTTGAGAACATATGGCAGCGACCGGATGGGCCAAAGTCGCTACGCACTTTGATTGAAGGATATTTTGAGCATATACAGATGCACTCCGACCATTATCGCGAGCGCATGCAGCAAATAGCAGAAGATCGTAAGTAA
- a CDS encoding NADH-quinone oxidoreductase subunit A encodes MSSSELVDIVYIMAFCLGGMSFALGPFVIVFFLAPRLTRNTVGKTRQIVECGIDPIGDAWIKFGAVYYMYSLLFLAFAVDILFLFPVAVIYNKASPVSDFLTFAEVFLFVGILSLVIVYAWKKGVFQWQRKIYSDR; translated from the coding sequence ATGTCCAGCAGTGAACTTGTTGATATTGTCTACATCATGGCATTTTGCCTTGGCGGCATGAGCTTTGCTCTTGGGCCTTTTGTAATAGTCTTTTTTCTCGCCCCCCGCCTTACACGCAACACCGTTGGCAAAACCAGACAGATTGTCGAATGTGGCATTGACCCCATTGGTGACGCCTGGATCAAGTTCGGCGCTGTGTACTACATGTACTCTCTGCTGTTTCTTGCCTTTGCGGTCGACATTCTCTTTCTCTTTCCCGTTGCCGTCATCTACAACAAAGCCTCGCCTGTCAGCGACTTTTTAACCTTCGCAGAAGTCTTTCTGTTCGTGGGCATCTTGTCCCTTGTCATTGTTTATGCGTGGAAAAAGGGAGTCTTCCAATGGCAACGGAAAATATATTCGGATCGGTAG
- a CDS encoding NADH-quinone oxidoreductase subunit C: MSTDTLTNKLAALPGATARATDHAAVGYDISVALPDSSLLAAVTIMDEAGYFLECMTGVDWLGECATLRKEAEAKAKKAAEAAAASAEATEAAPDAPAAPQAVEAEQLAQDSIPQKDSLEVVYVFNRFSARHRVNLRVRTPRSNPQIPTIAEIYPIAHWQEREIHEFFGIVFIGHPYLIPLLLPEDAEYHPLLKDYSA, encoded by the coding sequence ATGAGCACAGATACGCTTACCAACAAGCTGGCTGCCCTGCCCGGAGCCACAGCCCGCGCTACCGACCATGCCGCTGTGGGCTATGATATTTCGGTGGCGCTGCCAGATAGCTCCCTGCTTGCCGCGGTAACAATCATGGATGAAGCCGGGTACTTTCTTGAATGCATGACCGGCGTTGACTGGCTTGGCGAATGCGCGACCTTGCGCAAAGAGGCGGAGGCCAAGGCCAAAAAGGCCGCAGAGGCAGCTGCAGCCAGTGCTGAGGCAACGGAAGCCGCGCCAGATGCCCCTGCAGCGCCACAGGCTGTGGAGGCAGAGCAGCTCGCGCAAGATTCCATACCGCAGAAAGACTCGCTTGAAGTTGTCTATGTCTTCAACCGTTTTTCTGCCCGCCACCGGGTAAACCTGCGGGTGCGCACGCCGCGCTCCAATCCGCAAATCCCCACCATTGCCGAAATCTACCCCATAGCCCACTGGCAGGAACGCGAAATACACGAGTTCTTTGGCATCGTCTTTATCGGGCATCCCTACCTGATTCCCCTTCTGCTGCCCGAAGACGCGGAATACCACCCCTTGCTCAAGGACTACAGCGCATGA
- a CDS encoding NADH-quinone oxidoreductase subunit D, with translation MNYLAQSPTDERFVLNLGPQHPATHGVLRVKLVMDGEYLVEAEPVLGYIHRMHEKMAENRTWAQFMPNTGRMDYLHALAYNHGYACVVERAAGIEVPERAEYIRVITNELNRVSSHLLWFGAFVLDLGGFSPLLYAFDDREQILDLLESVTGSRLTYCYFRFGGVYNDIDDAFVTGTRTFIKRMRMRLPMYHSLVSKNLIIQQRLVDVGIVDAEMCRKYGATGPVARGAGIDFDLRKHEPYSVYGRFNFDVPVYHEADSMARYHVRMDEIEQSLRIIEQALDQLPDGPVMAAKVPKTIKPPKGDYYHAVETARGLLGIHAFSDGSGTPWRVKWRTPCFANLLLFGEACRGMLLPDALALLGSLDLVIPDIDR, from the coding sequence ATGAACTATCTTGCCCAAAGTCCCACAGACGAGCGGTTTGTTCTGAACCTTGGCCCGCAGCACCCGGCAACGCACGGTGTTTTGCGCGTCAAACTGGTCATGGACGGCGAATATCTTGTGGAGGCCGAGCCCGTGCTTGGCTACATCCACCGCATGCACGAAAAAATGGCTGAAAACCGCACCTGGGCGCAGTTTATGCCCAACACAGGCCGCATGGATTACCTGCACGCTCTGGCCTACAACCACGGCTATGCCTGTGTGGTCGAGCGGGCCGCCGGAATTGAAGTGCCGGAACGGGCCGAGTACATCCGTGTAATCACCAACGAACTGAACCGCGTTTCAAGCCACCTGCTGTGGTTTGGAGCCTTTGTGCTCGACCTTGGCGGGTTTTCGCCGCTCTTGTACGCGTTTGACGACCGCGAACAGATTCTTGATCTGCTTGAATCTGTCACCGGGTCACGCCTCACATACTGCTATTTTCGCTTTGGCGGCGTGTACAACGACATTGACGATGCCTTTGTTACAGGTACGCGAACCTTTATAAAGCGCATGCGCATGCGCCTTCCCATGTATCATTCGCTTGTAAGCAAGAACCTTATCATCCAGCAGCGTCTTGTGGATGTGGGCATTGTTGATGCCGAAATGTGCCGCAAATACGGCGCTACCGGGCCAGTGGCACGCGGCGCTGGCATCGACTTTGACCTGCGCAAGCATGAGCCCTACAGCGTTTACGGCCGCTTCAACTTTGACGTGCCCGTGTACCACGAGGCCGACTCCATGGCACGCTATCATGTGCGCATGGATGAAATAGAGCAGAGCCTGCGCATCATCGAACAGGCGCTGGATCAGCTGCCCGATGGCCCGGTCATGGCTGCCAAGGTTCCCAAAACCATCAAGCCTCCCAAGGGCGACTATTACCACGCGGTAGAAACAGCGCGCGGCCTGTTGGGCATCCATGCTTTCAGCGATGGCAGCGGCACCCCCTGGCGGGTCAAGTGGCGCACGCCCTGCTTTGCCAATCTGCTTCTTTTTGGCGAGGCGTGCAGGGGCATGCTGCTGCCCGATGCCCTGGCGCTGCTTGGCAGCCTTGATCTGGTTATTCCTGATATCGACCGCTGA
- the nuoH gene encoding NADH-quinone oxidoreductase subunit NuoH, which produces MTFYSEMLRLLGYLVGFLVFVALNAAYLVWVERKVAGHIQRRIGPKEVGPYGLLQPLADGLKLMTKQVFIPKDSDGVLFCLGPVLVMTPAFMSFVTIPYTEGLVARNLNLGLLAIYAFASVNVLGLLLGAWGSRNKYAVISAARVVSQNVAYEIPMLLVVVSLVMVMGTLNLNEVVAAQSGGFWHWNVLRLSASPLMPFSCIIFFICMLAETNRAPFDMAEAESELIAGAFTEYSGMGFGVYFMGEYANVVVGSSLLTLLFLGGWDCPLGLWPGAHWFAIKLYAVIFTVIWVRWTFPRTTFYGLLNLSWKVLIPIALVNLLITSALLKVL; this is translated from the coding sequence ATGACGTTTTACTCCGAAATGCTGCGTCTTCTTGGGTATCTGGTGGGGTTTCTTGTCTTTGTGGCGCTCAATGCGGCCTACCTTGTGTGGGTAGAACGCAAGGTTGCCGGGCACATACAGCGGCGTATCGGCCCCAAGGAAGTTGGCCCCTACGGCCTGTTGCAGCCCCTGGCTGACGGCCTCAAGCTGATGACCAAGCAGGTGTTTATTCCCAAAGATTCTGATGGCGTGCTGTTTTGCCTTGGCCCCGTGCTGGTCATGACGCCTGCCTTCATGAGCTTTGTAACCATTCCCTACACCGAGGGGCTGGTGGCGCGTAACCTTAACCTGGGGCTGCTGGCCATCTATGCCTTTGCCTCGGTGAACGTGCTGGGCCTGCTGCTTGGCGCGTGGGGTTCGCGCAACAAATACGCCGTTATCTCTGCTGCGCGCGTGGTTTCGCAAAACGTGGCCTACGAAATTCCCATGCTGCTGGTGGTGGTGAGCCTGGTGATGGTTATGGGCACCCTTAATCTTAATGAAGTGGTAGCCGCGCAGTCGGGCGGGTTCTGGCACTGGAATGTGCTGCGCCTCTCGGCAAGCCCGCTCATGCCCTTCTCGTGCATCATCTTTTTCATCTGCATGCTGGCAGAGACAAACCGCGCCCCCTTTGACATGGCCGAGGCCGAAAGCGAGCTGATCGCTGGCGCGTTTACGGAATATTCCGGCATGGGCTTTGGCGTGTACTTTATGGGCGAGTATGCCAACGTGGTTGTGGGCTCAAGCCTGCTTACCCTGCTCTTTCTTGGTGGGTGGGATTGCCCGCTGGGCCTGTGGCCGGGGGCGCACTGGTTTGCCATCAAACTGTACGCGGTCATTTTTACGGTCATATGGGTTCGCTGGACATTTCCGCGCACCACCTTTTACGGCCTGCTGAACCTTTCGTGGAAGGTGCTCATACCCATTGCGCTCGTCAATCTTCTCATAACCAGCGCATTGCTCAAGGTGCTGTAA
- a CDS encoding NADH-quinone oxidoreductase subunit I: protein MNAYFKNIFSGGWSLFVGMGITLRYFFKPGVTKSYPREVLPITPRYRGHIDLVYDAETGTDRCIVCGSCQKACPSGCIELAGEKLEGAKKKTLTSYQLDFTKCSLCGMCVESCPTDALTFSHDYNLAGFDEAEYHFDLVRRLKERP, encoded by the coding sequence ATGAACGCATACTTTAAAAATATCTTTTCAGGCGGCTGGAGCCTGTTTGTGGGCATGGGCATAACGCTGCGCTATTTTTTCAAGCCGGGGGTTACCAAGTCGTACCCGCGAGAGGTTCTGCCCATCACGCCGCGTTACAGGGGCCATATCGACCTTGTGTATGATGCGGAAACCGGCACAGACCGCTGCATTGTGTGCGGATCGTGCCAAAAGGCCTGCCCCTCTGGCTGCATAGAGCTTGCGGGCGAAAAGCTGGAAGGAGCCAAAAAGAAAACCCTGACCAGCTACCAACTGGATTTTACCAAGTGCAGCCTGTGCGGCATGTGTGTGGAATCGTGCCCCACCGACGCGCTCACCTTTTCTCATGACTACAATCTGGCCGGTTTTGACGAGGCAGAGTACCACTTTGACCTTGTACGGCGGCTCAAGGAGCGTCCCTGA
- a CDS encoding NADH-quinone oxidoreductase subunit J produces the protein MYSHETMQSLAEGIFWFFVLVTFCGAILAVSARTLIRRVAGLALCFTGVAGLYYYLSSPFVAFMQMLVYVGALCVTITFAIMLAETSDANRGPRRHKLSLFLGAAASCAITAVLVAQSIVAPWPDTPPVQTEGTIERIGQSLLSTYSMSFELISVVLVVAMVGALALARHGRDK, from the coding sequence ATGTACAGTCATGAAACCATGCAATCGCTGGCCGAGGGCATCTTCTGGTTCTTTGTGCTGGTGACCTTTTGCGGCGCAATACTGGCTGTGTCGGCGCGCACGCTCATACGCCGCGTGGCCGGGCTTGCCCTGTGCTTCACCGGCGTGGCGGGGTTGTACTACTATCTGTCGAGCCCCTTTGTGGCCTTCATGCAGATGCTTGTTTATGTGGGCGCGCTGTGCGTTACCATAACATTTGCCATCATGCTGGCCGAAACATCGGACGCAAACCGCGGCCCGCGCCGTCACAAGCTCAGCCTGTTTCTGGGCGCTGCGGCCAGTTGCGCCATTACTGCCGTGCTGGTGGCCCAGTCTATCGTGGCTCCATGGCCAGACACGCCGCCAGTGCAGACAGAGGGCACCATCGAGCGCATCGGGCAATCGCTGCTGAGCACATACTCCATGAGTTTTGAACTCATTTCAGTGGTTCTGGTGGTTGCCATGGTGGGCGCGCTTGCGCTGGCCCGCCACGGGAGGGACAAGTGA
- the nuoK gene encoding NADH-quinone oxidoreductase subunit NuoK yields MHYASLSQNLETYLVIGAALFGLGLFGMAMRRTFIGMLIASELILCGASVNFMAFGRFSAADTATGQIAALFVMAIAAAEAVIVLSIIIAVYRLYRSVETDAPSDLKG; encoded by the coding sequence ATGCACTACGCCAGCCTGAGTCAGAATTTGGAGACATATCTGGTTATCGGCGCTGCCCTGTTTGGCCTGGGGCTGTTTGGCATGGCCATGCGGCGCACGTTCATAGGCATGCTTATAGCCTCGGAACTCATTCTTTGCGGTGCTTCGGTCAACTTTATGGCCTTTGGACGATTCAGCGCGGCCGATACGGCAACCGGGCAGATAGCCGCCCTTTTTGTCATGGCCATTGCTGCCGCAGAAGCGGTTATCGTACTTTCCATCATCATTGCGGTGTACCGGCTGTACAGATCTGTTGAAACAGACGCTCCGTCAGACCTCAAAGGTTAA
- a CDS encoding monovalent cation/H+ antiporter subunit D family protein, producing MDIVESVRPLAAILAALIGACLIMLTGRRPNLRETVSFITAVVMFCIIASMVGEVAPAPMGLGRTLHLTVFAILPGLSVSLRADAFSMVFALVGSFLWIITVFYAAGYMRGLNEHAQTRFSACFALTLFGAMGVAFADNLFTLYLFYEVVSVCTYPLVAHHQDAEGYDGARKYIVYLTTTAKGLVLPAMIVIYVLTGNLDFAHNSHTGILPAGASDALATVLYVCCILGFAKNGIMPFHHWLPGAMVAPTPVSALLHAVAVVKVGVFCTTRVMLFVFGTDLMKALNLGVPTAYFVSITILAASIIALTKDNLKARLAYSTVSQLSYIVLGVALLTVDGIQGGIVHIANHAFSKITLFFCAGAIYVATHKKCISEMSGLGRTMPFTFAAFAVASLSMIGAPPVAGFVTKWKLLVGAMEMPTHSMGILLVLLASTLLNVAYFAPVTYKAFFGKRPENEETGIREAPLSMVIPILVAAGVSVFIGIYPDAIMSFVKVVTG from the coding sequence ATGGATATTGTTGAATCCGTCAGACCCCTGGCCGCCATACTTGCAGCGTTGATAGGCGCATGCCTCATAATGCTGACGGGGCGTCGGCCCAACCTGCGCGAAACCGTTTCGTTCATCACAGCTGTGGTCATGTTCTGCATCATCGCCTCCATGGTTGGCGAGGTTGCACCTGCGCCCATGGGGCTTGGCCGCACCCTGCACCTTACGGTTTTTGCCATTCTGCCGGGGCTTTCCGTAAGCCTGCGGGCAGATGCTTTTTCCATGGTATTTGCGCTGGTTGGTTCGTTTTTGTGGATCATCACCGTTTTTTATGCGGCGGGTTACATGCGCGGCCTCAACGAGCACGCGCAGACACGCTTCAGCGCCTGCTTTGCCCTTACGCTTTTTGGAGCCATGGGTGTGGCCTTTGCCGACAACCTGTTTACGCTCTACCTGTTTTATGAAGTGGTGAGCGTATGTACCTACCCTCTGGTGGCCCACCATCAGGATGCCGAGGGATACGACGGCGCGCGCAAGTACATTGTGTACCTTACCACCACGGCCAAAGGGCTTGTGCTGCCCGCCATGATCGTCATCTATGTACTGACGGGCAATCTGGACTTTGCCCACAACAGCCACACGGGCATTCTGCCCGCCGGAGCAAGCGACGCGCTGGCAACGGTGCTGTATGTGTGCTGCATTCTTGGCTTTGCCAAGAATGGCATCATGCCCTTCCACCACTGGCTGCCGGGCGCAATGGTGGCTCCCACGCCTGTTTCGGCACTGCTGCACGCGGTGGCCGTGGTCAAGGTGGGCGTATTTTGCACCACACGGGTCATGCTGTTTGTGTTTGGCACAGACTTGATGAAAGCCCTGAACCTGGGTGTGCCCACAGCCTACTTTGTGTCGATTACCATTCTGGCGGCGTCCATCATTGCCCTGACCAAGGACAACCTCAAGGCGCGGCTGGCCTACTCCACAGTCAGCCAGCTTTCATACATCGTGCTGGGCGTGGCCCTGCTGACGGTTGACGGCATACAGGGCGGCATTGTGCACATCGCCAACCATGCCTTTTCAAAGATCACGCTTTTCTTCTGCGCGGGCGCAATCTACGTGGCCACGCACAAAAAGTGCATCTCTGAGATGAGCGGCCTTGGCCGCACCATGCCCTTTACCTTTGCTGCATTTGCCGTGGCCTCGCTTTCCATGATCGGCGCGCCGCCCGTGGCTGGCTTTGTAACCAAGTGGAAGCTGCTGGTGGGTGCCATGGAAATGCCCACTCATTCCATGGGCATTTTGCTGGTGCTGCTGGCAAGCACGCTGCTCAACGTGGCCTACTTTGCGCCTGTGACCTACAAGGCGTTTTTTGGCAAACGGCCGGAAAACGAAGAGACCGGCATTCGTGAAGCCCCGTTGAGCATGGTCATACCCATACTCGTGGCGGCTGGGGTTTCTGTGTTCATTGGCATTTACCCAGATGCCATCATGTCCTTCGTGAAGGTGGTGACAGGATGA